The Desmonostoc muscorum LEGE 12446 genome includes a region encoding these proteins:
- a CDS encoding HlyD family efflux transporter periplasmic adaptor subunit — MTQLNGNHTNGNYKNGAKQDSPIVTKQQKATSESLINSSPQDFEQSVILRQSPVWSRTIMVTLMALACFGIAWAYFAKIEQVVPATGQLKPQGTVKEVQAPVSGVVKALYVKDGQEVKQGDLLLTFDSIASVAELNSLNKIRVALIKENQIYRRLMGASTGTTSELLFLRSNLPPETAFLLKSRGALVAENDLLRTQLRNSGQDYALGIDEQQRLQVAKKELDSRSLAAQLEVEKIKKQLTQTQVKLEDSKSSLAIQQRILDKLKILSEEGGISQLQYLNQQQEVQNRTAEVAQLGEELKRLQFDIERGQQEVSNTVAITDKNVLDKIGDNKKRIAEIDSQFMKSVLDNEQRLADVNSKISQTELNVKYQELRAPVSGTVFDLQAKNPGFVANPTTKLMQIVPNENYIGEVFITNKDIGFVRKGMKVDVRIDSFPYSEFGDIKGEVLGIASDALPPDQTHQFYRFPAKVSLDKQSLVIKGKTVSLQSGMSISANIKVREERTVLSLFTELFTKQVDTLKEVR; from the coding sequence ATGACTCAACTTAATGGGAATCACACCAACGGCAATTATAAAAACGGAGCAAAACAAGATTCACCAATAGTTACAAAACAACAAAAAGCTACTTCAGAATCTTTAATTAACTCAAGTCCTCAGGACTTTGAGCAATCCGTTATTTTGCGTCAATCTCCAGTTTGGTCACGTACAATTATGGTGACCTTAATGGCCTTAGCCTGTTTTGGAATTGCTTGGGCTTACTTTGCCAAAATTGAGCAAGTAGTACCTGCAACAGGGCAATTAAAACCGCAAGGAACAGTTAAAGAAGTTCAAGCCCCTGTAAGTGGAGTCGTGAAAGCCCTTTATGTCAAAGATGGACAAGAAGTAAAGCAAGGGGATTTACTACTAACTTTCGATTCCATTGCCTCCGTTGCTGAATTAAACTCTTTGAATAAAATTCGTGTTGCATTAATTAAAGAAAACCAAATTTATCGGCGATTAATGGGAGCAAGTACTGGTACTACATCAGAACTATTATTTTTGCGTAGTAACTTGCCACCAGAAACTGCTTTTTTATTGAAAAGCCGTGGCGCATTAGTAGCGGAAAATGACTTATTGCGGACTCAATTAAGAAATTCCGGTCAAGATTATGCACTGGGAATTGATGAACAGCAACGTCTACAAGTTGCCAAAAAAGAATTAGATTCTCGCTCCTTAGCAGCGCAGTTAGAAGTAGAAAAAATCAAAAAACAACTTACTCAAACCCAAGTTAAATTGGAAGACAGTAAATCAAGTTTAGCTATTCAACAAAGAATTTTAGATAAACTTAAGATCCTCTCAGAAGAAGGTGGCATTTCTCAGCTTCAGTATCTCAACCAACAACAAGAAGTACAAAACCGCACGGCGGAAGTAGCACAATTAGGTGAAGAACTGAAACGTCTCCAGTTCGATATTGAAAGAGGACAGCAAGAGGTAAGCAATACAGTAGCTATAACTGACAAAAACGTTTTGGATAAAATAGGTGACAACAAAAAACGTATTGCTGAAATCGATAGTCAATTCATGAAAAGCGTGCTAGATAACGAGCAGCGTTTAGCAGATGTCAATAGTAAAATATCCCAAACAGAGTTAAACGTTAAATATCAAGAACTCCGCGCACCGGTGTCCGGAACAGTTTTTGATTTGCAAGCCAAAAACCCTGGATTTGTAGCGAATCCAACAACAAAACTGATGCAAATTGTACCAAACGAAAACTATATAGGTGAAGTTTTCATCACAAACAAAGATATCGGTTTTGTGCGAAAAGGGATGAAAGTAGATGTCAGAATTGATTCCTTTCCTTACAGCGAATTTGGCGATATCAAAGGAGAAGTACTAGGAATAGCTTCAGACGCATTACCACCAGATCAAACACATCAGTTTTATAGATTTCCTGCTAAAGTATCTTTGGATAAACAATCCTTAGTTATTAAGGGTAAAACGGTTTCTTTACAGTCAGGTATGTCCATCAGTGCCAATATAAAAGTGCGGGAAGAACGAACTGTCTTGAGTCTATTTACTGAGTTATTTACCAAGCAAGTTGATACTCTCAAAGAAGTACGTTAA
- a CDS encoding peptidase domain-containing ABC transporter: protein MSNGFYIKNTFPEFLTTLEGFDRLPNEAIANISQQLQAWRYRLGQKLIGKESLPEHITIIYEGQVRLLGYEPQTQIPTTLKLLQPGEIIGEIGLLRDIPCETAIASTEVVCLTLSAAAYFNLLDSYPAFAEARKNRSNLVEVFDILGSYWQKQAIATLNLKELTQTALPEATIQYLHPGKTPFEQLDSERVWFVSGGGTVTNFAVGDRLESHDDNDKIQVVGRTSARLVGLSPSTLILQDTRPLELAVSDTQSHSQDPLDIPYASDEIVLPQTTDQTSKNSAKNIKYPFFSGKGELNTAFACFQMLAKHLEMPFRREVVRRILNEQIKRQGNISFPAIAYLAELIGLKAQLVDLPVASVTRIPTPALIRYADNFAVLYATDANTMVVGVPSQGIVRCKPAQFVEQLDTDPTNFPPQVRVLLLTATKETPQERFGLRWFIPYLSRYRRVLIEVFIASFFVQLAALANPLVVQLIIDKVITQNSIGTLHILGILLLVVGLFEAVLTTLRTYLFVDTTNRIDMGLGSEIIDHLLRLPLRYFEKRPVGELSTRINELENIRQFLTGTALTVGLDALFSVVYIGVMLIYSWQLTLVGLSTIPVFVIITLIASPTISRQLRSKAERNSETQSYLVEVMSGIQTVKAQNIELRSRFSWQERYARFVAAGFKTVVTSTLANSTSNFLNKLSSLLVLWVGAYLVLQQELTLGELIAFRIISGYVTSPILRLAQLWQSFQETALSIERLSDIVDTPEEAETDRYNIPLPTITGAVKYENVSFRFGTTGPLQLSNVNVEFAPGKFVGIVGQSGSGKSTMMKLLLRLYETESGRILIDGYDIAKVELYSLRRQIGVVPQETLLFDGSVQENIALTNPDATTEEIIDAAQVACAHEFIMNLPNGYNTRVGERGSALSGGQRQRIAIARSVLQRPKLLVLDEATSALDYPTERQICLNLARAFKGDTVFFITHRLNTVSNADIIVVMDNSRVIEQGSHQELMAAKGHYYYLYHQQEVNL from the coding sequence ATGTCAAATGGGTTCTATATTAAGAACACTTTTCCGGAATTTCTCACTACCTTAGAGGGGTTCGATCGCTTACCAAATGAAGCGATCGCCAACATATCCCAACAACTACAAGCTTGGCGCTATCGGTTGGGTCAAAAACTCATCGGCAAAGAAAGTCTGCCAGAACACATCACAATCATTTATGAAGGACAAGTGCGGCTGTTGGGATACGAACCCCAGACGCAAATCCCAACCACCTTGAAATTACTGCAACCAGGGGAAATCATCGGCGAAATTGGTTTGTTGCGGGATATTCCCTGTGAAACAGCGATCGCCTCCACTGAAGTAGTATGTTTAACCTTGAGTGCAGCAGCATACTTTAACCTTTTAGATTCATACCCAGCTTTTGCCGAGGCTCGTAAAAACCGTAGTAATTTAGTAGAAGTTTTCGATATTCTCGGCTCCTACTGGCAAAAGCAAGCGATCGCCACATTAAATCTTAAAGAATTAACACAAACAGCTTTACCAGAAGCGACAATTCAGTACCTGCATCCAGGGAAAACTCCATTCGAGCAACTCGATAGCGAACGCGTTTGGTTTGTCAGTGGTGGGGGTACCGTCACGAATTTTGCCGTTGGCGATCGGTTAGAATCACACGACGATAACGACAAGATCCAAGTTGTCGGTCGAACTTCCGCACGTTTAGTGGGTCTGAGTCCCTCAACTTTGATATTGCAAGATACTCGACCTCTTGAACTTGCAGTCAGCGACACCCAATCACATAGCCAAGACCCACTAGATATTCCCTACGCATCAGATGAAATAGTCTTACCACAAACAACCGATCAGACTTCAAAAAATTCGGCAAAAAACATAAAATACCCATTTTTTAGCGGCAAAGGAGAATTAAATACAGCCTTCGCCTGCTTCCAAATGCTTGCGAAACACTTAGAAATGCCGTTTCGTCGAGAGGTGGTTCGCCGCATTTTAAACGAGCAAATCAAACGCCAGGGTAATATTTCCTTTCCAGCAATTGCTTACCTAGCAGAGTTAATTGGACTCAAGGCGCAACTAGTAGATCTGCCAGTGGCCTCAGTGACGCGGATTCCCACACCAGCATTAATTCGCTATGCCGATAATTTTGCCGTTTTATATGCAACCGATGCCAATACTATGGTTGTGGGTGTACCATCCCAAGGAATTGTCCGCTGCAAACCCGCTCAATTTGTTGAACAATTAGATACCGACCCCACCAACTTTCCACCACAAGTTAGGGTATTACTGCTCACAGCTACCAAAGAAACACCCCAAGAACGTTTTGGTCTGCGGTGGTTTATCCCTTATTTGTCACGCTATCGCCGAGTACTAATAGAAGTATTTATTGCTTCCTTTTTCGTACAGTTAGCAGCATTAGCAAATCCCTTGGTAGTGCAGTTAATTATCGACAAAGTGATCACGCAGAATAGTATTGGTACCCTACATATTTTGGGTATTTTACTATTAGTGGTTGGACTATTTGAAGCAGTATTAACTACCTTACGAACCTACTTATTTGTCGATACCACAAATCGTATAGATATGGGTTTAGGTTCGGAAATTATTGACCATTTATTACGTCTACCACTGCGCTATTTTGAAAAGCGACCGGTGGGTGAACTTTCTACCAGAATTAACGAACTAGAAAACATCCGCCAATTTCTCACCGGTACTGCTTTAACAGTAGGATTAGATGCTCTGTTTTCCGTGGTTTATATCGGTGTGATGCTGATTTATAGTTGGCAACTCACCTTGGTAGGTTTAAGCACAATTCCCGTGTTTGTGATTATTACCCTAATAGCATCTCCCACCATTAGCAGACAATTACGCAGCAAAGCCGAACGCAACTCCGAAACTCAATCTTATTTAGTGGAGGTGATGTCCGGAATTCAAACAGTAAAAGCGCAGAATATCGAATTGCGATCGCGCTTTTCTTGGCAAGAGCGTTATGCTCGTTTTGTCGCCGCTGGTTTTAAAACAGTCGTCACCTCTACCCTTGCCAACTCTACCAGTAACTTCCTCAACAAACTCAGCAGCTTACTAGTTTTGTGGGTAGGAGCTTATTTAGTACTGCAACAAGAATTAACTTTAGGTGAATTAATCGCCTTCAGAATTATATCGGGTTACGTTACCAGCCCAATATTGCGCTTAGCTCAACTTTGGCAAAGCTTCCAAGAAACTGCTTTGTCTATAGAACGTTTGAGCGATATTGTTGATACACCAGAAGAGGCAGAAACAGACCGCTACAATATACCCTTACCGACAATTACCGGAGCAGTCAAATACGAAAATGTTTCCTTCCGATTTGGTACCACTGGTCCTCTACAACTTTCTAACGTCAACGTCGAATTTGCGCCTGGAAAATTTGTGGGGATTGTCGGACAAAGTGGCTCTGGTAAAAGTACGATGATGAAATTATTGCTGAGACTTTATGAAACCGAGTCCGGCAGAATTTTGATTGATGGTTACGACATTGCCAAAGTAGAACTTTATTCACTGCGACGACAAATTGGTGTAGTTCCCCAAGAAACATTGTTGTTTGATGGCAGCGTTCAAGAAAATATTGCCCTGACAAATCCCGATGCAACAACCGAAGAAATTATTGATGCGGCTCAGGTAGCCTGCGCCCACGAATTCATCATGAACTTGCCCAACGGTTACAACACGCGGGTAGGAGAACGTGGATCTGCACTTTCTGGTGGACAACGACAAAGAATTGCGATCGCCCGTTCTGTTTTACAGCGACCAAAATTACTAGTTTTAGATGAAGCAACTAGCGCATTAGATTATCCCACAGAGCGACAAATATGTCTCAACTTAGCCAGGGCATTCAAGGGTGATACAGTATTCTTTATTACCCACCGATTGAACACCGTCAGTAATGCAGACATCATTGTTGTCATGGATAACAGCAGGGTTATAGAACAAGGCAGCCATCAAGAATTAATGGCTGCTAAAGGTCATTATTACTACCTGTATCACCAACAAGAAGTCAACTTATGA